The genomic stretch ACTGACGGCAAAATATAGTATTTCATTGTTTCGCTTTTATAACTGTTTGAAATAACCTTATTTTTTTGGGTCTAAATGGCACTGAACTAGTGGCCGGCCCTTTCGGCAATCATTAtagtttatacattttttgtaaatttattccTATAAACCTATGCATGGCCTAGATCTGGGACATATGTTACTGTAGACACGTACATGATTTATTTTGATTCTGATTACACGGTCACCTCAGATGTATAAATAGGCCTGAGAACAAGATATTACTTAAGTTATTTTCTTCATTGCATTACACCTATTGCTGCATCTATAAAAACGTTTCCTGAACAAAGCAGTTCTCGATGTCACTGTAAGAGCCGAACTGGCACATTTCCCATCCACACACTAAACTGTAATTTTCTATCAAACCATATGACATTGGTGAGCAATGATTCGATGGATTCAACAATAATAAGACTTGATTGTCACAAATTGTGACATGATTGAATGACCAACAGAATTAGAAGGCGTACAGCCAGGAGACGTTACATAAAACCACACTTTTTTGCGTCTGCTGTTTCAAGGAATCTTAGAGTTGGTGGTCTCGGGTGTAATGTCTTAAGATCATCATATTCATAGGTGTGCAATACATTCTGGAGATTTGCAGTAGAAGACACAATACAgattttatacaatataaaatcCTTCAcggtaaaaaaaatgattgtgcgAACTTCTAAACTAAGTATAATATATATGTGTATTTCTGTGAACCACCGTTTcttgaaaagttacaaaaaactctcattaacatttattttatgaaGACTTGATATCCCCGAAGTTTTAAGCATCAACCGCGGGAAACATTTCAAGGATAAAGAagaaacaatagtacacacacaGAAATGTCGTGCCTGCAGTACACATCATGGTTGAATATGAATGTTTTGCTATGAatatcacataaactaaacattataTAAACCATGAACACTACTGAAGTCAATGCCATATAAACCCAGCGAGACAATGATGTACCCATAACAAGCATATTTTACATCAAATGCGACAAAAAAAAAGCAACTATATTGATTAGCAGGCATATAAGTTTGTAGTTGGTTGACATTGGTTTACATCTGCTATAATTGCTTTGTTATAAATTAAGCtctagtcatttttttttttaatataactttcATATCGGAGCATTTTACAGAAAACTATACGGTATGCATGGGTTTTCTTTGTTGAATACCGTATGGTTGCATATAATTGCCAACATCTACTTCATATTAACTTTCATGGATATTTGGTTCATttgcaatcctaccacatctctgTATCTTTTGTAAAGCAGATttgttttagtatttttaaaGAATATGTTGATCTCAAGACATTTTCTTGTTTCCTTTTTAGTTGTGGGGTTGAACAAGGCAACATCTCATTTGCCTGATGTACCCTTTAAGTTAATCCCACTACTGTTGATATTTAATTGAACTAAATTGTACATGCCTGATGTACCCGTTAAGTTAATCCCACTACTGTTGATATTTAATTGAACTAAATTGTACATCATTGCTTTAAATGTAATTGAATAATACGATTAACTGAAGTTGCCATATgcaacaagcactttttgttgtttttgccaTGAATATATgtctgaaatatttgtcactgtacATTGAGCAAACTAACAATCAATCGATTTGAAGGGGAAAGTTGTCTTTTAATTGATTTGATATCAGTAGACCTTCATATTTTAAACGTGGAAAAACTTTTCTTTAATGGGCTATAGTCCTTTTTAGGACCCCAACAAGTTCTAACTAGAGCCTCTCCTTGGtccatgtgcatattaaacaaagtacACACATTATAAACatgaatagaattcatgacaaaatttgttttgatgatggtgacatgtttgtagatcttacataaccatgataactgaacattcttgctgttcaTAATTATCTCCATCTTTAATGGacttggcccagaagtttcagaggaaaatatttttgtaaaatttacacaaattttaataaaaattatgaaatattgacTTTAAAGAGAAATAACTCggaaggggtcaattgaccatgtTGATCATGTCAACTTCTTTATAAagcttactttgctgaacaatttttctgtttacagtttatctccatcaattataatattcaagataaccaaaaccgacaaaatttcttcaaatgtaCCAATTCAGTGGCAGTAACCAAGCAAGGGGTTGtttacacaggcacttgtctcagaaaatattttcctatataccttaatgtaacATAGTGTTATGTTaggtatataagaaaaaaatctgaGACAGGTGCCTGTGGTTGTTTaatgcatctgaaaatttcagagcagataaatctTGACATAATGAACAATTTAACTGCTAcccagatttgctcttaatgttttagtttcagagatataagcctaaaactgcattttacccccatgttttaTTTTAGTGATGGTAGCCTTCTTGGTTGATGACCAGGATCATAgcatacatttttaaaactacttgACAAGATACTGTAAGGATGATCTAGgccaagttttgttttatttaggcCCAGTATTTTTTAGAGGAGTAGATTTTGGTAAAAGTTAACAGATGACAAAGGGCGATGGATTacagacaccaagtgatgagaaaagctcacttggccctcttgggccaggtgagctaaaaaaggtaGTCTGCCATCAGAGGAATCTAGGGACTTCTGTTGAAGTTGATGTATATATTTGATGGTTTAAATGTTATACATGAATTGTGTTATCTTCGCTAGctaagggttacgatccactccagTTCTCTTCATGTGAAGAGAATGGGAGTTGAtggtaacccttggctagcgaagatggaatTCTGTGATCTCTTTAAAATGGTTAGAAGAAAGATATTAACCCATTCCCCATTCACGAAATGACTCATCACTGTATTTTAACAGGAGTTGCATGATGGCTTTCACGTGTTGAGCAGGAAATGGTGACACTTCATTAAATGTAAGGGAGTGATGCTTAATTTTTATGGtcaattttgtatcttttttctttaaataccaAAGCTAgtatgtttttagctcacctggcctaaaaggccaagtgagcttttctcatcacttggcgtccggcgtccgtcgtccgtcgtccgtcgtcgtcgttaacttttacaaaaatcttctcctctggaactactgagccaaattaaaccaaacttggccacaatcatctttggggtatctagtttaaaaaatgtgtccggtgacccggccaaccatccaagatggccgccatggctaaaaatagaacataggggtaaaatgcagtttttggcttataactcaaaaaccaaagcatttagagcaaatctgacatggggtacaattgttaaacaggtgaagatctatctgccctgaaattttcagatgaatcggataacccgttgttgggttgctgcccttgaattagtaattttaaggaaattttgctgtttttggttattatcttgaatattattatagatagagataaacagtaaacagcaataatgttcagcaaagtaagatttacaaataagtcccatgactgaaatggtcagttgacccctttaggagttattgccctttatagtcaatttttaaccatttttcgtaaatcttagtaatattttacaaaaatcttctcctctgaaactactgggccaaattaatccaaacttggccccaatcatcttttgggttagtagtttgaaaaatgtgtctggtgacccggccatcaaaccaagatggccgccatggctaaaaatagaacatggggtaaaatgcagtttttggcttataactcaaaacccaaagcatttagagcaaatctgacatgggggtaaaattgtttatcagttcaagatctatctgccctgaaattttcagatgaatcggacaacccgttgttgggttgctggccctgaattagtaattttaaggaaattttgctctttttggttattatcttgaatattattatagatagagataaactataaacaacaataatgttcaccaaagtaagatttacaaataagtcaacaggactgaaatggtcagttgacccctttaggagttattgccctttatagtcaatttttaaccattcttcgtaaatcttagtaatcttttacaaaaatcttctcctctgaaactactgggctaaattaaaccaaacttggtcacaatcatctttggggtatctagtttaaaaaatgtgtctggtgacccggccaaccatccaagatggccgccatggctaactagaggctctaaaaagcctgtgtcactcaccttggtctatgtgaatattaaacaatggacacagatggattcatgacaaaattgtgttttggtgatggtgatgtgtttgtagatcttactttactaaaaattcttgctgcttacaattatctctatctataacagtactttcagtggaaaatgttattgaaaatcttcaaattttaagaaaattgttaaaaattgactatgaagggcaataactccttagggggtcaattgactattttggtcatactgtcttatttttagttcttactttgctgtacattattgctgtttacagtttatctctatctataataatattcaagataataacaaaaaaacagcaaaatttcctcaaaattaccaattcaggggcagcaacctatcaacctattatccgattcatctgaaaattccagggcagatagatcttgacctgatcaacaattttacttcctgtcagatttactcttaatgctttggtttttgagttataagccaaaaactgcattttacccccatgttctatttttagccatggcggccatcttggtttgttggccgagttaccggacacatttttttaacaagataccccaatgatgattatggctaagtttggttaaatttggcccagtagtttcagaggagaaaatttacgaaaaatggttaaaaattgactataaagggcaataactcctaaagtggtcaactgaccattttggtcatgttgacttatttgtagatcttactttgctgaacattattgctgtttacaatttatctctatctataataacattcaagataataaccaaaaacagcaaaatttccttaaaattaccatttcaggggcagcaacccaacaacggaatgtccgattcatctgaaaatttcagggcagatagatcttgacctgatgaacaattttactgtgtgtgagatttgctctaaatgctttggtttttgagttataagccaaaaactgcattttacccctatgttctatttttagccatggcggccatcttggttggttgggcgggggcaccggacacattttttaaactagataccccaatgatgattatggccaagtttggttaaatttgacccagtagtttcagaggagaagatttttctaaaagattactaagatttacaaaaaatggttaaaaattgactataaagggcaataactcctaaagtggtcaactgaccattttgatcatgttgacttatttgtagatcttactttgctaaacattattgctgtttacagtttatctctatctataataatattcaagataataaccaaaaacagcaaaatttccttaaaattaccatttcaggggcagcaacccaacaacgaaatgtctgattcaactgaaaatttcagggcagatagatcttgacctgttgaacaatattaccccatgtcagatttgctctaaatgctttggtttttgagttataagccaaaaactgcattttacccctatgttctatttttagccatggcggccatcttggttggttggctgggtcaccggacacattttttaaactagataccccaatgatgattgtggccaagtttggttaaatttggcccagtagtttcagaggagaagatttttgtaaaagttaacgcaggacgacgacgacggacgacgacgacggacgacgacgacgacggacgacgacggacgccggacgccaagtgatgagaaaagctcacttggccctttgggccaggtgagctaaaaatagaacataggggtaaaatgcagtttttggcttataactcaaaaaccaaagcatttaaagcaaatctgacaggagtagaattgttaaacaggtgtagatctatctgccctgaaattttcagatgaatcggataacccgttgttgggttgctgcccctgaattagtaattttaaggaaattttgctgtttttggttattatcttgaatattattatagatagagataaacagtaaacagcaataatgttcaccaaagtaagatttacaaataagccaacatgactgaaatggtcagttgaccccttaaggagttattgccctttatagtcaatttttaaccatttttcgtaaatcttagtaatcttttacaaaaatcttctcctctgaaactacttggccacaatcatcttttgggttagtagtttgaaaaatgtgtccggtgacccggccatccaaccaaaatggccgccatggctaaaaatagaacatggggtgaaatgcagtttttggcttataactcaaaacccaaagcatttagagcaaatctgacatggggtaaaattgtttatcaggtcaacatttatctgctctgaaattttaagatgaatcggacaacccgttgttgggttgctgaccctgaattgttagttttaaggaaattttgctgtttttggtcattatcttgaatattattattgatagagataaactgtaaacaacaataatgttcagcaaagtaagatttacaaataagtcaacatgaccgaaatggtcaatttacccccttaggagttattgttctttatagtcaatttttaacaattttcataaaatttgtaaatttttactaacattttccactgaaactaatgggccaagttcattatagatagagataattgtaagcagcaagaatgttcagtaaagtaagatgtacaaacacatcaccatcaccaaaacacaattttgtcatgaatctatctgcgttctttgtttaatattcacatagaccaaggtgagcgacacaggctctttagagcctctagtttggtaATGTTGTTTATTAGCTTACCATTTATTTGGGATAATGCTAAAGACATAAAGTCAGTGTTCTCTCTGTTCTCAGACTACTTCAACCACCAATAACAAATCCTTTTGCCAACTTGCAATTATATAACCAAGAACACTGAAAGTGTGGTTAAACCCATACTATAACTATACTATACTATAACTATTActataaattgaaaattattgggaggtttttattaaatgtttacaaaataatagtCCACAAGAAGACATGTCATTCAGCGACATGTAATTGTTCACATCTTTGTCTTTTGGTGACAGGTctagatggatagttgtctcattgataatcaaaCAAAATCTACTTATTTTTGTATGTTGATCGAAACAAACAACATTTGTGGTTATGAGCTGTACTATGTTAATCCAGTACTCTGCATTCTTAGCAATAAAATAGCTAGTACCAATTtttactactgtggattcattaatattcattggataccaatatTGGTGagttttgtgggtacaggtggtCCATGAATTCAAATGTGCAACGAATTACAAGTATTCTGTATGCTTTGTAtgtaaaaccacaaaaaatatATTCACTTAAATGCTAGTTTACCacaatcaatgaaaattggttcCTACgaattaaatgaatccacagtagttagATCAACCTGTAGAGATGTTGAAACCCACATCATTCTTCTTATATGGAAGGGATACTATTATAACTTCGATCATAGAGGCAATTCTGTTATTAATCAATTATGAATGAATTCTTGAAGGATTCAACAGTTCTTGCATTTGTGTCTCTGTATTTTCTATGTGACTTTAACATATTATTTCTTTATAAGATATTGGTAATAAGAGATGTATTTACTGCCTTAAAAGTCATTAAAGAATTTGTTGACTTGTTGGTTCAATAAATAATTGATTGATCAATTGATGAAGGACTATATGAAAATACCCTCAACATAGTTGAAATAATCTTCTTTAACATTTACTTTTATGGAAAAGTATTTCAGAGCCAGACTATTAAAgttctaaaaaacaaaaaaataagtacTGAAGCCATAACTCCTGTCTCCTAGATAGCTTGAGCCAAGACCAGAATATAGCATGGACATTTATACTAATTTAGTAACACAGATTTAAAGGAGCGACGGGACTATTTATGGGCTTTTGCCAGTTCATAAGATGAAttgtgatgttttaaatatatttactcGAGTCGGGTATACATTGATCATTGTGGAAGCCTGTACTATGATCTATAGTTGCTTCAAAATCATTTGGTCTcagatggatagttgtctcattggcaatcataccacatctccctatttttatatgtttatggaTAGATattgattgtttattttgttacgTATTTTAAAAGAAAGATAAACAAAAGAATTAAAAGCATATCTTTATTCACATCATCTCAAAGTAATTTCTAGTTCTCTAGCTACTTCTAATCTGATTTTACTTTGTAGTTTCCAACTTGTGTCATATGACAACACTTTGTCATGTGATTGAAACTGTAACCTATAGCAACGACTCTTTCTTCCAGTTATATCACAGACATAGGTGTCAATCAATTTGACTGACATAACTGAATCATTAGCCACTCCTCTAATGACATCAAAAAATGTATATTCATCAAAATCTTTCTTTTCATTCTCCCAGAAACTCATGTCATGATCAAACATCACTGGAAATAAACTAACTGGACTATATTCAAAAGAATTATCTCCCCTGATTGTACATTGTttagaaaaatctaaattatttgaaaataacaatTCAACATGAGGGAGTCTGAATGCTGCTATAGTCAGAAGATTTAAATCTAATACAAAGACTAAACAATTGACTGTGTTcttatttgaatgttttttgtaaaACCACAAATGACCAATAGTTCTATTCCTGATTTCTGAAGGACAATCAAAGTCTACTTGTATTGAACCAATCTCATTCAAACCAGGCAGATCAGTACCCAAATTTTCTAAAGCATCACATGATATTTTCAAGCCTGGAAAAGATGCATCCAGACAGGAGGTTATTTTCTTAAAGCTTGAAGAAATATCTTCAGATTTGCATATTTCTCCACTTTTAAAGCTGAAAACTCCCAGCATTTCAGATTTTACAGGACAATTGAATGGGTTTATTTCACAAGGTCTAAACACTTGTCCAGTCATCAGACATAGCGGTGGCAATTTATCCTTAATTTGTCGATCAGAATCTGAAAATTGCTCACAATGTAAATTTTCCAGTTCATCATTGATTTCATTTACATTTCCAGCTGTTTCATGATTTGAATCTGCaattttgttgaataaaaaagGCAAATGTTCCAGGAGTGAAAATCTCAAATGACAGCCAGACATTTTTTGAACTGCTTCCACACATGCCTGACATTCAGTTACTTCCCCTTTCGACTGACATGAATTTTCATTGCTGAGTTTACCTTGTCCATCAAtattttgaaagtcataaatttTCACAGTACTGACTTCAAAGGTTTGTTTCCAATCAAATTCTGAACATTTTTCTGTTCTATAAAATCTCAATTCAAAGTTTTCAAAGTATTTTGATTTGGGCATTTCTCCATTGATCACAGCAAGTAATTCTTTCAGTGAGCCTGGTACCTCTTCCAAAACTGGGGCTGGTGCTGGAATCAGTTCAATAGTAAAATGTTCTGCTATATTACTTTCGAGGTGTTTATATACCTGAGAAACTGGATGATTATCTTCCTTGAACAGGTTTCTGGAAAATATAAAACTGACATGTGCAATTATAGATGACAACTAAATTAACACTGCTaattaccaaaataaaaatattttcatgtgCTTAACCTTATTACATTGTAATAGCAAAAACTCTTCAATCAAAATTCACATATTATTATCAACACAATAACTTTTGATGCCCTACGTCTAGCAAAGAAAGAAACaatattcttttaaaacatattaatatTTTCTTTCATTCCTAACTGATTTTTACACTTTAAATACCcaacatatcttttttatttatttgctaTGCTTAATACAACATTAACTAGCTGTGGTTGATTAATCTCATTTTGTGTGATGATAtctaatgacaaatataaatacaGCATGACTTCATCTTAAGCCTACGTTCACTGGACatgatattgataaaaataaccaaaagccATGGTATAggttaaaatataaacaataatattCACTCTCAACTAATAATTATATTGGTCcattaatttttcttattttgttttgcTTAGAGATAGTGTGGGTCCCAGGTTAGATTGTAGTTTTTAATATCATGGATGCCATACAAAATAATTACATCCCAGTTCCATTATATTATTAAGATTTATTCTTTGCCTAgtatttctttatcatttctaTGAACATGTACCCGTAAATACATCAACTTACCTTGAAATTCTTCTGTTTAGATATTCAGATTTTATTAAGGTTAATGGAATACATTCTGTTGGTAAtggaattatctcccctttctgAAAGacatgagttattgccctttctGTGTTAAATCCTTTATCTTGACTCCTATAAAAGAAATGTAAACTAACTGCCAAATTTAATTGATGAGCTTTTATTTTTTGTAGATTTGATAGCTGAATAAACTGGATGTTCCACTACGTAACATATTTTATCTCAACTGTTCAGTTTATTTCACTCTACATCAACAACTGTGTATAAAAGCATTATTGTTATTAGGTAATTGCTTGAAATCAAATACTTTCCAGTAAAACACTTGATTTAAATCTTCAAATTTAAGTTCACAAATTTTAATTGATCTTAAAAATATGGATTAGGCtgaaatattattcatttattaaagGTCTATTCCATAGCATATCAACTGTACACCTGATAACAAAATCTACTGAAAATCCTTCttataacagaaaaaaaccaaAGACCCCTGAAAAGTATTTTTAAAAGCATGTAAATAACATCAGTAATGTCTCAccctgtgactttgagatgaaacAGCAATAAAATCCATgtgccttttgtttttgtatttttgtattgttcTTTTGTTCATTGTTGTGGTATACATCAGACACTGAATTGTTTCACCTTTTGTCATAAAGTTCTTACTCAAGGTTGtcagttttactcattgttgaaggtcatatgttGGGTTATCTGTAGCTGTTAACATATTTGTTATTTGGTCaattgattgttggtttaatAGCAATCATACCTCAcctacttatttttataatttagaatGTACCTGAAACCAGTAGAAGAATATTCCTCAAAGTCATTGACTACAAATGGCCAAACATCTTTCAAAATGAGGCCAGCATTAGCTGCCATAGAAACGACTTGCCAACTATCATGCCAA from Mytilus edulis chromosome 7, xbMytEdul2.2, whole genome shotgun sequence encodes the following:
- the LOC139482360 gene encoding ferredoxin-fold anticodon-binding domain-containing protein 1 homolog — its product is MNSSFEGQILLLGEGDFSFSVAMVKFLSKQYRKLMVSTSFETEESIQKHKTALENIDLLKEHGVTVYLATDATKVHTDPRFKNVKFDRIIFNFPHSGGKSNHKKNRKLLSDFFCSAENIITDEGQILMTLCKGQGGTPADKPMRAWHDSWQVVSMAANAGLILKDVWPFVVNDFEEYSSTGFRSQDKGFNTERAITHVFQKGEIIPLPTECIPLTLIKSEYLNRRISRNLFKEDNHPVSQVYKHLESNIAEHFTIELIPAPAPVLEEVPGSLKELLAVINGEMPKSKYFENFELRFYRTEKCSEFDWKQTFEVSTVKIYDFQNIDGQGKLSNENSCQSKGEVTECQACVEAVQKMSGCHLRFSLLEHLPFLFNKIADSNHETAGNVNEINDELENLHCEQFSDSDRQIKDKLPPLCLMTGQVFRPCEINPFNCPVKSEMLGVFSFKSGEICKSEDISSSFKKITSCLDASFPGLKISCDALENLGTDLPGLNEIGSIQVDFDCPSEIRNRTIGHLWFYKKHSNKNTVNCLVFVLDLNLLTIAAFRLPHVELLFSNNLDFSKQCTIRGDNSFEYSPVSLFPVMFDHDMSFWENEKKDFDEYTFFDVIRGVANDSVMSVKLIDTYVCDITGRKSRCYRLQFQSHDKVLSYDTSWKLQSKIRLEVARELEITLR